One genomic segment of Streptomyces sp. TLI_146 includes these proteins:
- a CDS encoding carbon-nitrogen hydrolase family protein — protein sequence MPPLRTALLQSSGRPGDVAANLKVLDEAAARAAATGAGLLVTAEMFLTGYAIGDDVPRLAEAADGPGAQAVAEIAVRHGLAVVYGYPERDGETVYNSAQLIDADGRRLANYRKTHLFGCFEQEWFTPGDQQVVQAELNGLRLGMMICYDVEFPENVRAHALAGTDLLLVPTAQMHPFQFVAESVVPVRAFENQMYIAYVNRTGTEGEFEFVGLSCLAGPDGTARARAGREAELVVGDADPEFLAASRAGNPYLRDRRPGLYTSLV from the coding sequence ATGCCGCCGCTGCGCACCGCCCTGCTTCAGAGCTCCGGCCGTCCGGGTGACGTCGCCGCGAACCTGAAGGTGCTGGACGAGGCGGCGGCCCGGGCCGCGGCGACCGGAGCGGGTCTGCTGGTCACCGCCGAGATGTTCCTCACCGGCTACGCCATCGGGGACGACGTGCCCAGGCTCGCCGAGGCCGCCGACGGCCCCGGGGCGCAGGCCGTCGCCGAGATCGCCGTGCGCCACGGGCTCGCGGTCGTCTACGGCTACCCCGAGCGGGACGGCGAGACCGTCTACAACTCGGCGCAGCTCATCGACGCCGACGGGCGGCGCCTCGCGAACTACCGCAAGACCCACCTCTTCGGCTGCTTCGAGCAGGAGTGGTTCACCCCCGGCGACCAGCAGGTCGTCCAGGCCGAGCTGAACGGGCTGCGGCTGGGGATGATGATCTGCTACGACGTGGAGTTCCCCGAGAACGTCCGGGCGCACGCGCTGGCCGGCACCGACCTCCTCCTGGTGCCCACCGCGCAGATGCACCCCTTCCAGTTCGTCGCCGAGTCCGTGGTGCCGGTGCGCGCCTTCGAGAACCAGATGTACATCGCGTACGTCAACCGGACCGGCACCGAGGGCGAGTTCGAGTTCGTCGGGCTGAGCTGCCTGGCCGGGCCCGACGGCACCGCCCGGGCCCGCGCGGGCCGCGAGGCCGAACTGGTCGTCGGCGACGCCGACCCCGAGTTCCTGGCCGCCTCGCGCGCCGGCAACCCGTATCTGCGGGACCGCCGCCCCGGCCTCTACACCTCCCTCGTCTGA
- a CDS encoding Repetin has protein sequence MNRPALTRPRTRTLALAAALLIGAGAAGSAVASDNGAGPGAPREAAALTGTAKLYRPAGDDITFSFDAHLAARDVKDPEKAFGTFTFRHVFPDGRTGTAKAKVDCLVTGGKVAVVTGIVTDTDTPFKGKRVGVSVHDQGTHDRLGYSWIGSEDEATKKLPKCMSAAPFEKVKAGTGDFHVLPWQVPYK, from the coding sequence ATGAACCGCCCCGCCCTCACTCGCCCCCGTACCCGCACTCTGGCGCTGGCCGCGGCCCTGCTGATCGGGGCGGGCGCCGCCGGGTCGGCGGTGGCCTCCGACAACGGGGCCGGACCGGGCGCGCCGCGCGAGGCGGCCGCGCTGACGGGCACGGCCAAGCTCTACCGCCCGGCCGGTGACGACATCACTTTCTCCTTCGACGCGCATCTGGCGGCGCGGGACGTCAAGGACCCGGAGAAGGCGTTCGGCACGTTCACCTTCCGGCACGTCTTCCCGGACGGCCGGACCGGGACGGCCAAGGCGAAGGTGGACTGTCTGGTCACCGGCGGCAAGGTCGCGGTGGTGACCGGGATCGTCACCGACACCGACACCCCGTTCAAGGGCAAGCGCGTCGGTGTCTCGGTCCACGACCAGGGCACGCACGACCGGCTCGGCTACAGCTGGATCGGCTCGGAGGACGAGGCGACCAAGAAGCTGCCCAAGTGCATGAGCGCCGCCCCCTTCGAGAAGGTCAAGGCGGGCACGGGCGACTTCCACGTGCTGCCGTGGCAGGTCCCGTACAAGTAG
- a CDS encoding Lrp/AsnC family transcriptional regulator: MRLNDLDERIVHALAEDARRSYADIGSLIGLSAPAVKRRVDRLRAEGAITGFTVRVDPAALGWETEGFIEIYCRRNTSPDAIRRGLERYPEVASASTVTGEADAIVQVFASDMRHFERVLERIAGEPYVERTKSVLVLSPLLRRFSSGSPA; encoded by the coding sequence GTGCGACTCAATGACCTCGACGAGCGCATCGTCCACGCGCTCGCTGAAGACGCCCGCCGCTCCTACGCCGACATCGGCTCGCTGATCGGCCTGTCCGCGCCCGCCGTGAAGCGGCGCGTGGACAGGCTGCGCGCCGAGGGGGCCATCACCGGATTCACCGTCCGGGTGGACCCCGCGGCGCTCGGCTGGGAGACCGAGGGCTTCATCGAGATCTACTGCCGCCGCAACACCTCGCCCGACGCCATCAGGCGCGGGCTGGAGCGGTACCCCGAGGTCGCGTCCGCCTCCACCGTCACCGGTGAGGCGGACGCGATCGTCCAGGTCTTCGCCTCGGACATGCGCCACTTCGAGCGGGTCCTCGAACGGATCGCGGGCGAGCCGTACGTGGAGCGCACCAAGTCGGTCCTGGTGCTGTCCCCCCTGCTGAGGCGGTTCTCGTCGGGCTCGCCCGCCTGA
- a CDS encoding amino acid permease gives MLDHGTAPPAAEAPAAGAKRPGNPLMRRKPVELLVAEGGKGEGGTLRRTLGMWQLTMISIGATLGTGIFVVLGEAVPEAGPAVTISFVIAGLTALFSALAYAELAGTIPVAGSSYSYAYATLGEFIAWICGWCLILEYGVSVAAVAVGWGQYLNEFLDGTIGVTIPDAIAAPPGDGGYFNLPALIVVVLAMVLLLGGARESARANTIMVCVKMAALVLFCVIGFLGFKSGNYSDFMPMGTAGVSGAASTLFFSYIGFDAASTAGEEAKDPKRDLPRAIMLSLVIVTALYVLVAVVAVGARPWDKFEGSEAALAGIMKDVTGQSFWATLLAACAVIAIASVVLTVLYGQTRILFAMSRDGLVPKTFAKVSTRTKTPVVNTVIVSLFCGVLAAAIPLGELANATSIGTLFAFALVNVAVVVLRCTRPEMHRTFRVPFGWVIPVLGFLSCGYLMWNLPGITWQYFGGWMAVGLVIYFGYGIRRSRLATATETASAEK, from the coding sequence GTGTTGGACCACGGCACAGCGCCCCCCGCCGCAGAAGCACCCGCCGCTGGGGCGAAGCGGCCCGGCAATCCGCTGATGCGGCGCAAGCCGGTAGAACTGCTGGTCGCCGAGGGTGGCAAGGGCGAGGGCGGCACTCTGCGCCGCACCCTCGGCATGTGGCAGCTCACGATGATCAGCATCGGCGCCACGCTCGGCACGGGCATCTTCGTCGTCCTCGGCGAGGCCGTTCCCGAGGCCGGTCCGGCCGTCACGATCTCCTTCGTCATCGCCGGTCTCACCGCGCTGTTCTCGGCCCTCGCCTACGCCGAACTGGCCGGCACCATCCCGGTCGCGGGCTCGTCGTACTCGTACGCTTACGCAACGCTCGGTGAGTTCATCGCCTGGATCTGCGGCTGGTGCCTGATCCTGGAGTACGGCGTCTCGGTCGCTGCCGTGGCCGTCGGCTGGGGCCAGTACCTCAACGAGTTCCTGGACGGGACGATAGGCGTCACCATCCCGGACGCGATCGCCGCGCCGCCGGGCGACGGCGGGTACTTCAACCTTCCCGCGCTGATCGTGGTCGTGCTCGCGATGGTGCTGCTGCTCGGCGGCGCCCGTGAGTCGGCCCGCGCCAACACGATCATGGTGTGCGTGAAGATGGCCGCGCTCGTGCTGTTCTGCGTGATCGGCTTCCTCGGCTTCAAGTCGGGCAACTACTCGGACTTCATGCCGATGGGCACCGCGGGCGTCAGCGGCGCGGCCTCGACGCTCTTCTTCTCGTACATCGGCTTCGACGCCGCCTCCACGGCCGGTGAGGAGGCGAAGGACCCCAAGCGCGACCTGCCGCGCGCGATCATGCTCTCGCTGGTCATCGTCACCGCGCTGTACGTCCTCGTCGCCGTCGTCGCGGTCGGCGCCCGCCCCTGGGACAAGTTCGAGGGCTCGGAGGCGGCCCTGGCCGGGATCATGAAGGACGTCACCGGTCAGTCCTTCTGGGCCACGCTCCTCGCCGCGTGCGCCGTGATCGCGATCGCGAGTGTCGTCCTGACCGTGCTGTACGGGCAGACCCGCATTCTCTTCGCGATGTCCCGCGACGGCCTGGTGCCGAAGACCTTCGCCAAGGTCAGCACGCGCACCAAGACGCCGGTCGTGAACACCGTCATCGTGTCGCTGTTCTGCGGTGTGCTCGCGGCCGCGATCCCGCTCGGCGAGCTGGCGAACGCCACCAGCATCGGTACGCTCTTCGCCTTCGCCCTGGTCAACGTCGCCGTAGTGGTGTTGCGCTGCACCCGCCCCGAGATGCACCGCACCTTCCGGGTGCCGTTCGGCTGGGTGATCCCGGTGCTCGGCTTCCTCAGCTGCGGCTATCTGATGTGGAACCTGCCGGGGATCACCTGGCAGTATTTCGGTGGCTGGATGGCCGTCGGTCTCGTGATCTACTTCGGATACGGCATCCGCCGCTCCCGACTGGCCACGGCCACGGAGACCGCATCCGCAGAGAAGTGA
- a CDS encoding GDSL-type esterase/lipase family protein, translating into MNWLDPEPFLRGVAWRGTSGRPLRADPAQLGRLPLDVVERAALPVGVRLEFTAEGASAVEIRYRAEVPEPSQPLAPLAHTFSVWTSERQVAETTVPPAGEALVRLQLRPGAGPFTVHPPQAVAPRILALRGIGGTLRPVPAGPRWLVHGDSITEGWWSTRPAHAWPAVAGRALGLDTVNLGYAGSARGELATAGQLASLPADALTLAFGTNCWSDVPSSAPLLYETTRAFLALVRRGHPRTPLLLLSPLLHPAAEHTPNALGATLSALRAAMEAAAQERVKDGDSHLYVLPGRNLLQPEDLADGLHPNDTGHEKIAAAVTKTLGPHLKKWAPRAYGTGGPRLT; encoded by the coding sequence GTGAACTGGCTGGATCCGGAGCCGTTTCTGCGCGGAGTCGCCTGGCGGGGCACATCGGGCAGGCCGCTGCGCGCCGACCCGGCGCAGCTCGGCCGGCTGCCCCTGGACGTCGTCGAACGGGCCGCGCTGCCGGTCGGCGTACGGCTGGAGTTCACCGCCGAGGGCGCCTCGGCGGTCGAGATCCGCTACCGGGCGGAGGTGCCCGAGCCGTCGCAACCGCTCGCCCCGCTCGCCCACACCTTCTCGGTCTGGACGAGCGAGCGCCAAGTGGCCGAGACGACGGTCCCACCGGCGGGGGAAGCGCTGGTCCGGCTTCAACTGCGGCCCGGCGCGGGCCCGTTCACCGTCCACCCGCCGCAGGCCGTGGCACCCCGGATACTGGCCCTGCGCGGCATCGGCGGCACCCTGCGGCCCGTGCCCGCGGGGCCGCGCTGGCTGGTCCACGGCGACTCCATCACCGAGGGCTGGTGGTCGACGCGCCCCGCCCACGCCTGGCCCGCCGTCGCCGGGCGGGCGCTCGGCCTGGACACCGTCAACCTCGGATACGCGGGATCCGCGCGCGGCGAACTGGCCACCGCCGGACAGCTCGCGTCCCTGCCCGCCGACGCGCTGACCCTCGCGTTCGGCACCAACTGCTGGTCGGACGTGCCGAGTTCGGCGCCGCTGCTGTACGAGACGACGCGCGCGTTCCTGGCCCTGGTGCGCCGGGGCCACCCGCGCACCCCGCTCCTGCTGCTCTCCCCGCTGCTGCACCCGGCGGCCGAACACACCCCGAACGCCCTGGGCGCCACGCTGAGCGCCTTGCGCGCCGCGATGGAGGCGGCGGCCCAGGAGCGCGTGAAAGACGGCGACAGCCACCTCTACGTGCTTCCTGGCCGCAACCTGCTACAACCCGAGGACCTGGCAGACGGCCTGCACCCGAACGACACCGGCCACGAGAAGATCGCGGCAGCGGTGACGAAGACACTGGGCCCGCACCTGAAGAAATGGGCCCCCCGCGCATACGGCACGGGGGGCCCACGTCTTACCTAG
- a CDS encoding GuaB1 family IMP dehydrogenase-related protein has product MPGVTPIDWDVLHVRFLNDIKPPYDLTYDDVFMVPSRSAVGSRQGVDLASPDGTGTTIPLVVANMTAIAGRRMAETVARRGGIVVIPQDIPIEVVTDVITWVKTRHHVLDTPIVLAPTQTVADALALLPKRAHNAGVVVDGDQRPVGVVTDEDLTGVDRFTQLSEVMSRDLLLLDADIDPREAFNKLDNANRRYAPAVDKDGRLAGILTRKGALRATLYSPATDAEGKLRIAAAVGINGDVAGKAKQLLDAGADTIVVDTAHGHQESMISAIKAVRGLDPQVPIVAGNIVAAEGVRDLIEAGADIIKVGVGPGAMCTTRMMTGVGRPQFSAVLECAAEAKKYGKHVWADGGVRHPRDVAMALAAGASNVMIGSWFAGTYESPGDLQQTADGRLYKESFGMASARAVRNRTSDESAYDRARKALFEEGISTSRMFLDPSRPGVEDLIDSIIAGVRSSCTYAGASSLAEFEEKAVVGIQSAAGYAEGKPLHASWS; this is encoded by the coding sequence ATGCCTGGGGTCACTCCGATCGACTGGGATGTTCTGCACGTGCGTTTCCTCAACGACATCAAGCCGCCGTACGACCTGACGTACGACGATGTGTTCATGGTCCCCAGCCGCTCCGCGGTGGGCTCCCGCCAGGGCGTCGACCTGGCCTCGCCCGACGGCACGGGCACCACGATCCCGCTGGTCGTCGCCAACATGACGGCCATCGCGGGACGGCGGATGGCCGAGACCGTGGCGCGCCGCGGCGGCATCGTCGTCATTCCGCAGGACATTCCGATCGAGGTCGTCACCGACGTCATCACCTGGGTCAAGACACGTCACCACGTGCTCGACACCCCGATCGTCCTCGCCCCGACGCAGACCGTCGCCGACGCGCTGGCGCTGCTGCCCAAGCGCGCCCACAACGCCGGTGTCGTCGTCGACGGCGACCAGCGCCCGGTCGGCGTCGTCACCGACGAGGACCTGACCGGCGTCGACCGCTTCACGCAGCTCTCCGAGGTCATGTCCAGGGACCTGCTGCTGCTCGACGCGGACATCGACCCGCGCGAGGCGTTCAACAAGCTCGACAACGCCAACCGCCGCTACGCCCCGGCCGTGGACAAGGACGGCCGCCTGGCCGGCATCCTCACCCGTAAGGGCGCCCTGCGCGCGACCCTGTACAGCCCGGCCACCGACGCCGAGGGCAAGCTGCGCATCGCCGCCGCCGTCGGCATCAACGGTGACGTGGCGGGCAAGGCCAAGCAGCTCCTGGACGCCGGCGCCGACACGATCGTCGTCGACACCGCGCACGGCCACCAGGAGTCGATGATCTCCGCGATCAAGGCCGTGCGCGGCCTCGACCCGCAGGTCCCGATCGTCGCGGGCAACATCGTCGCCGCCGAGGGCGTGCGCGACCTCATCGAGGCCGGCGCCGACATCATCAAGGTCGGTGTGGGCCCCGGCGCCATGTGCACCACCCGGATGATGACGGGCGTGGGCCGCCCGCAGTTCTCCGCGGTCCTGGAGTGCGCCGCCGAGGCGAAGAAGTACGGCAAGCACGTGTGGGCCGACGGCGGTGTGCGCCACCCGCGCGACGTCGCCATGGCGCTCGCCGCCGGTGCCTCCAACGTCATGATCGGCTCCTGGTTCGCCGGTACGTACGAGTCCCCGGGCGACCTCCAGCAGACCGCCGACGGCCGTCTCTACAAGGAGTCGTTCGGCATGGCCTCGGCGCGTGCCGTCCGCAACCGTACGAGCGACGAGTCCGCGTACGACCGGGCCCGCAAGGCGCTGTTCGAGGAGGGCATCTCCACCTCGCGGATGTTCCTCGACCCGAGCCGGCCGGGCGTCGAGGACCTGATCGACTCGATCATCGCGGGTGTGCGGTCCTCGTGCACGTACGCGGGCGCGAGCTCGCTGGCGGAGTTCGAGGAGAAGGCGGTCGTGGGGATCCAGTCCGCGGCCGGTTACGCCGAGGGCAAGCCGCTGCATGCCAGCTGGAGTTAG
- a CDS encoding barstar family protein, which yields MTADPFDAVRASGWQVDVLDLAGVTDKAGFMDRCARALRLPEWFGRNWDALADCLGDPDWGPAEPGRLLVVRRWQGYAAARPDEWETARDVFDEAAGDGDGGTLAVVLALGAFV from the coding sequence ATGACGGCCGACCCGTTCGACGCCGTACGGGCCTCCGGCTGGCAGGTCGACGTGCTCGACCTCGCCGGGGTCACCGACAAGGCCGGTTTCATGGACCGCTGCGCCCGCGCGCTGCGCCTGCCGGAGTGGTTCGGCCGGAACTGGGACGCCCTCGCCGACTGCCTGGGCGACCCCGACTGGGGCCCGGCCGAACCCGGCCGCCTCCTCGTGGTGCGGCGCTGGCAGGGGTACGCGGCGGCGCGCCCCGACGAGTGGGAGACCGCCCGGGACGTGTTCGACGAGGCGGCGGGCGACGGCGACGGCGGCACCCTCGCCGTGGTGCTCGCGCTCGGCGCCTTCGTGTGA
- a CDS encoding ribonuclease domain-containing protein, whose product MLTRSARTTVAVLLACLALLLAGCGGASKKEAKPSGAAASSTAATPGWAKGRATVRASQLPPEAQQTLKLIDQGGPFPYAKDGTVFGNFEKALPQQKRGYYHEYTVTTPKSRDRGARRLVTGQSGEVYYTGDHYKTFKAVLR is encoded by the coding sequence ATGCTCACCAGGTCCGCCCGAACGACCGTCGCCGTCCTGCTCGCGTGTCTGGCGCTCCTGCTCGCGGGGTGCGGGGGAGCGTCGAAGAAGGAGGCGAAGCCCTCCGGGGCCGCCGCCTCCAGCACCGCCGCCACCCCCGGCTGGGCCAAGGGCAGGGCCACCGTCCGCGCCTCCCAGCTGCCGCCCGAGGCCCAGCAGACCCTGAAGCTGATCGACCAGGGCGGCCCGTTCCCGTACGCCAAGGACGGGACGGTCTTCGGGAACTTCGAGAAGGCCCTGCCGCAGCAGAAGCGCGGCTACTACCACGAGTACACGGTCACCACTCCGAAGTCGCGCGACCGCGGCGCCCGGCGCCTGGTCACCGGGCAGAGCGGCGAGGTCTACTACACCGGCGACCACTACAAGACGTTCAAGGCGGTGCTGCGATGA
- a CDS encoding ATP-dependent DNA ligase, with protein sequence MLLADVALTSREIAATSSRTEKSALLAALFRRTAPDEAPLVVTYLAGRLPQRRTGLGWSTLKDRPPPAASPALTVQEVDAALDRISALAGKGAGSERKRLARELMAAATEEEQRFLIGLITGEVRQGALDAAAVEGLAEAAGAPAADVRRAVMLGGSLGTVAAALLGGGTDALAAFRLDVGRPVLPMLAQTAKDVDEALDRLGPCAVEEKLDGIRVQVHRDGEEVRIFTRTLDEITGRLPEVAFAARELTAQRAILDGEVIALDLEGRPRQFQDIAGRVGSRLDVAGAQDRLPLFPVFFDLLSVDGRDLLDLSVRERAAELVRVAPEPRRVRRVAVEDPDDPEQRAAAREFAALTLERGHEGVVVKALDSAYSAGRRGASWLKVKPVHTLDLVVLAAEWGHGRRTGTLSNLHLGARRPDGSFAMLGKTFKGLTDVLLAWQTERLRELAVAEEPWGVRVRPELVVEIAFDGVQRSSRYPEGVTLRFARVVRYREDKSASEADTVATVKALGGGRD encoded by the coding sequence ATGCTCCTCGCCGATGTGGCCCTCACCTCCCGGGAGATCGCGGCGACCTCCTCCCGTACGGAGAAGTCCGCGCTGCTCGCCGCGCTGTTCCGCCGGACCGCGCCGGACGAGGCCCCGCTGGTGGTCACCTATCTGGCGGGACGGCTGCCGCAGCGCCGCACCGGGCTCGGCTGGAGCACGCTCAAGGACCGCCCGCCGCCCGCCGCGAGCCCCGCCCTGACGGTCCAGGAGGTCGACGCGGCGCTCGACCGGATCTCCGCCCTGGCGGGCAAGGGCGCCGGGAGCGAGCGCAAGCGGCTCGCGCGTGAGCTGATGGCCGCCGCCACCGAGGAGGAGCAGCGCTTCCTGATCGGCCTGATCACCGGCGAGGTCCGCCAGGGCGCGCTGGACGCGGCCGCCGTGGAGGGGCTCGCCGAGGCGGCCGGCGCCCCGGCGGCGGACGTGCGGCGCGCGGTGATGCTCGGCGGCTCGCTGGGGACGGTGGCCGCGGCGCTCCTCGGCGGCGGCACCGACGCGCTCGCCGCCTTCCGGCTGGACGTGGGCCGGCCCGTGCTGCCGATGCTGGCGCAGACCGCCAAGGACGTGGACGAGGCGCTGGACCGGCTCGGCCCGTGCGCGGTGGAGGAGAAGCTCGACGGCATCCGGGTCCAGGTGCACCGCGACGGCGAGGAGGTGCGGATCTTCACCCGTACGCTCGACGAGATCACCGGACGGCTGCCCGAAGTGGCCTTCGCCGCCCGGGAGTTGACGGCACAGCGGGCGATCCTCGACGGCGAGGTGATCGCGCTTGACCTGGAGGGGCGGCCGCGGCAGTTCCAGGACATCGCGGGCCGGGTCGGCTCGCGGCTGGATGTGGCCGGGGCGCAGGACCGGTTGCCGCTGTTTCCGGTCTTTTTCGATCTGCTCTCGGTGGACGGCCGCGATCTGCTCGACCTCTCCGTACGGGAGCGCGCCGCGGAGCTCGTCCGGGTGGCGCCCGAGCCGCGCCGGGTGCGGCGGGTGGCGGTGGAGGACCCGGACGACCCCGAACAGCGCGCGGCGGCACGGGAGTTCGCGGCCCTGACGCTGGAGCGCGGCCACGAGGGCGTGGTGGTGAAGGCGCTGGACTCGGCCTACAGCGCGGGCCGCAGGGGCGCCTCCTGGCTCAAGGTCAAGCCGGTGCACACCCTCGACCTGGTGGTGCTCGCGGCCGAGTGGGGACACGGCCGGCGCACCGGCACGCTGTCCAATCTGCACCTGGGCGCCCGCCGCCCGGACGGCTCCTTCGCCATGCTGGGCAAGACTTTCAAGGGCCTCACGGACGTGCTGCTCGCCTGGCAGACCGAGCGGCTGAGGGAGCTGGCGGTGGCCGAGGAGCCGTGGGGGGTGCGGGTGCGGCCGGAACTCGTCGTAGAGATCGCCTTCGACGGGGTGCAGAGATCGTCGCGCTACCCGGAGGGGGTGACACTGAGGTTCGCGCGGGTAGTGCGCTACCGCGAGGACAAGAGCGCCTCGGAGGCGGACACGGTCGCCACGGTGAAGGCACTGGGCGGCGGGAGGGACTGA
- a CDS encoding glutamine synthetase family protein, with amino-acid sequence MRSEQVRERVQRARQEAARLAAEGVRAVALTSVDNAGIARVKAVPAGRLPAVVERGVGMSPCFDAFLVDDSATSSRYSGGPDGDLRLFPDLDRLTVLAGQPGWAWAPVDRYDQQGGEHPGCQRLFAKRMTRRAAERGLSLRMGFETEWTVSPSLEGPAYGMARVVERSAYVGDVLGALLEQGVEVLQIHPEYTEGQFEVSVAPADPVGAADLAVLVRETIRAVSVRHGLTPLFGPVVTAGGVGNGAHLHLSLWQEGRNLCGGGDGRFAMTSDGESFLAGVLAALPALLAVGAPSPASYLRLEPSRWAGAFQCWGLENREAALRFIAGAPGDPDAANAEVKCFDPAANPYLAVGAVIAAGLAGLDAKAMLPDPVTGDPAVVGGRPRLPASLPEALRHFTASDVLREAMGDPLFESFAAVRQAEAALFEGKSAQEIADATRGRY; translated from the coding sequence GTGCGGTCGGAGCAGGTGCGGGAGCGGGTACAGCGGGCCCGGCAGGAGGCGGCGCGGCTGGCCGCCGAAGGGGTTCGCGCGGTGGCGCTGACCTCGGTGGACAACGCGGGCATCGCGCGCGTGAAGGCGGTGCCCGCGGGCCGCCTCCCGGCGGTCGTGGAGCGCGGGGTCGGCATGTCGCCGTGCTTCGACGCCTTCCTGGTGGACGACTCGGCCACCTCCAGCCGCTACAGCGGCGGCCCGGACGGCGATCTGCGGCTCTTCCCCGATCTGGACCGGCTCACCGTGCTCGCCGGACAGCCCGGCTGGGCCTGGGCCCCGGTCGACCGCTACGACCAGCAAGGGGGTGAACACCCGGGCTGCCAGCGGCTGTTCGCCAAGCGGATGACGCGCCGGGCCGCCGAGCGGGGCCTGTCGCTGCGGATGGGCTTCGAGACGGAGTGGACGGTCTCGCCCTCCCTCGAAGGCCCGGCGTACGGGATGGCGCGGGTCGTGGAGCGCTCCGCTTACGTGGGTGATGTGCTCGGCGCACTCCTGGAGCAGGGCGTGGAGGTGCTCCAGATCCACCCCGAGTACACCGAGGGCCAGTTCGAGGTGTCGGTGGCCCCCGCCGATCCGGTGGGCGCGGCGGATCTGGCGGTGCTGGTGCGCGAGACGATCCGCGCGGTGTCGGTACGGCACGGGCTCACCCCGCTCTTCGGCCCGGTCGTCACGGCGGGCGGCGTCGGCAACGGCGCCCACCTCCACCTCAGCCTCTGGCAGGAGGGCCGCAACCTGTGCGGCGGCGGGGACGGCCGCTTCGCCATGACGTCGGACGGCGAGTCGTTCCTCGCGGGCGTCCTGGCGGCCCTGCCCGCCCTCCTCGCCGTCGGCGCCCCCTCCCCCGCCAGCTACCTCCGCCTGGAACCCTCCCGCTGGGCCGGCGCGTTCCAGTGCTGGGGGCTGGAGAACCGGGAGGCCGCCCTCCGCTTCATCGCCGGCGCACCCGGCGACCCGGACGCCGCCAACGCCGAGGTCAAGTGCTTCGACCCGGCCGCCAACCCGTATCTGGCGGTGGGCGCGGTGATCGCGGCGGGCCTGGCGGGCCTGGACGCGAAGGCGATGCTGCCGGATCCGGTCACGGGTGACCCGGCGGTGGTCGGCGGCCGCCCCCGGCTCCCCGCCTCCCTGCCCGAGGCGCTGCGCCACTTCACCGCCTCCGACGTGCTGCGCGAGGCGATGGGCGACCCGCTCTTCGAGTCGTTCGCGGCGGTCCGCCAGGCGGAGGCGGCCCTGTTCGAGGGCAAGTCCGCCCAGGAGATCGCGGACGCGACGCGGGGAAGGTACTGA
- a CDS encoding amidohydrolase family protein has translation MAGTDAPRSTAVQAPPGTLLDHHCHGVLRTDPDPAAFEAFLTEADGPAAPGTSFFDTQLGFAVRRWCPPLLGLEPHCAPERYLARRRELGAREATRLLLRGSGIGAYVMDTGLPGDITGPAELAELSGAPVHEIVRLERLAELAADTTGDADAFLAEVAAGIRSAANTAVGFKSVAAYRYGLDLAPEPPALHEVREAAANWLKKRPKGDRPREKDDRLRDPVLLRHLLWSAVATRLPLQLHTGFGDPDLRLHRCDPLLLTDFIRATRRSGTPLILLHGYPYHRNAAYLAHVYPHVYADMGLTLSHTGARAGAVLAEMLELTPFGKLLFSTDAYGLPELYVVGARLFREGLDELLGTWTGSGAWSRTDADRVAELLASRNAERVYSAP, from the coding sequence GTGGCGGGAACGGACGCCCCCCGGAGCACCGCCGTGCAGGCACCGCCGGGCACCCTCCTCGACCACCACTGCCACGGCGTGCTGCGCACCGACCCCGACCCGGCGGCCTTCGAGGCGTTCCTGACCGAGGCCGACGGGCCCGCCGCGCCCGGCACCAGCTTCTTCGACACCCAGCTCGGCTTCGCGGTACGCCGCTGGTGCCCGCCGCTGCTCGGTCTGGAGCCGCACTGCGCGCCGGAGCGCTATCTGGCCCGGCGCCGCGAGCTCGGCGCCCGCGAGGCGACCCGGCTGCTGCTGCGGGGCAGCGGCATCGGGGCGTACGTCATGGACACCGGCCTCCCCGGGGACATCACCGGGCCCGCCGAACTCGCCGAGCTGAGCGGCGCCCCCGTCCACGAGATCGTGCGCCTGGAGCGGCTGGCCGAGCTCGCCGCCGACACGACCGGGGACGCGGACGCGTTCCTGGCGGAGGTGGCGGCGGGGATCCGCTCCGCGGCGAACACGGCGGTGGGCTTCAAGTCGGTGGCCGCGTACCGCTACGGGCTCGACCTCGCCCCCGAGCCGCCCGCGCTCCACGAGGTGCGCGAGGCGGCGGCGAATTGGCTGAAAAAACGGCCGAAGGGCGACCGCCCGAGAGAGAAGGACGACCGGCTGAGGGATCCGGTCCTGCTGCGCCATCTGCTGTGGTCGGCGGTGGCCACCCGGCTCCCGCTCCAGCTGCACACCGGTTTCGGCGACCCGGACCTGCGGCTGCACCGCTGCGACCCGCTGCTCCTGACCGACTTCATCCGGGCCACGCGCCGCTCCGGCACCCCGCTGATCCTGCTGCACGGCTACCCGTACCACCGCAACGCGGCCTATCTCGCCCACGTCTATCCGCACGTGTACGCGGACATGGGCCTCACCCTCAGCCACACGGGCGCCCGGGCCGGCGCCGTACTGGCCGAGATGCTGGAGCTCACCCCGTTCGGCAAGCTCCTGTTCTCGACGGACGCGTACGGCCTGCCCGAGCTGTACGTGGTCGGCGCCCGCCTCTTCAGGGAGGGCCTGGACGAACTGCTGGGGACCTGGACGGGTTCGGGGGCGTGGTCACGTACGGACGCGGACAGGGTGGCGGAGCTGCTGGCGAGCAGGAACGCCGAGCGGGTGTACAGCGCCCCGTAG